One stretch of Flavobacterium sp. 9 DNA includes these proteins:
- a CDS encoding ferritin-like domain-containing protein, whose protein sequence is MKTAVKNNAATTSKTGAASKSTASNTASKGTVKAKPTAAEGLRELFVDSLKDIYWAEKALVKALPKMAKNATSENLITAINDHLAVTQQQVARLEEVFKSVGEKAAAKKCDAMEGLIKEGESIMGETEAGPVRDAGIIAASQKIEHYEIATYGTLAAFATTLGEDDAVLLLEKTLGEEKQADVTLTEAAYNTINFDAKEEDQR, encoded by the coding sequence ATGAAAACTGCCGTAAAAAATAATGCTGCTACGACAAGCAAAACCGGAGCTGCCAGTAAATCAACAGCATCTAACACTGCGTCAAAAGGAACTGTAAAGGCTAAACCTACCGCTGCGGAAGGATTAAGAGAATTGTTTGTTGACTCATTAAAAGATATTTACTGGGCTGAAAAAGCATTAGTAAAAGCACTTCCAAAAATGGCCAAAAATGCCACTTCAGAAAATCTGATCACGGCCATTAACGATCATCTAGCCGTAACACAGCAGCAGGTAGCCAGACTTGAAGAAGTTTTTAAATCTGTGGGCGAAAAAGCAGCCGCCAAGAAATGCGATGCGATGGAGGGACTTATCAAGGAAGGCGAAAGCATAATGGGAGAAACAGAGGCCGGACCTGTTAGAGATGCAGGAATTATTGCCGCATCACAAAAAATAGAGCATTATGAAATTGCTACTTACGGAACACTGGCAGCCTTTGCAACAACATTGGGGGAGGATGATGCAGTACTGTTGCTGGAAAAAACACTCGGTGAAGAAAAACAAGCTGATGTTACCCTCACTGAGGCCGCGTATAATACTATTAACTTCGATGCAAAAGAAGAAGATCAAAGATAA
- a CDS encoding response regulator — MGYTTIFHIDDDDDDIDFFAEAVNQLSASANCFSFTDAAAALEKLINGEMIPDAIFLDLNMPIINGQEFLLKLKAYEMLEHIPVIILSTSSDSYTIHKLKSDGASGFLTKPSGIKELVNLLRPYLI, encoded by the coding sequence ATGGGCTATACAACAATTTTTCATATTGACGATGACGACGACGATATTGATTTTTTTGCTGAAGCAGTAAATCAATTGTCAGCCTCAGCAAACTGCTTTTCATTTACTGATGCCGCAGCTGCGCTGGAGAAACTAATAAATGGAGAGATGATTCCAGATGCTATATTTCTTGATCTCAATATGCCGATTATCAACGGGCAGGAATTTTTGTTGAAACTCAAAGCCTATGAAATGTTGGAGCATATTCCTGTAATAATACTTTCCACTTCTTCAGACTCTTACACTATTCATAAGCTAAAAAGCGATGGTGCAAGCGGTTTTCTTACTAAACCTTCCGGCATTAAAGAACTGGTCAATCTTCTTCGCCCCTACCTAATTTAA
- a CDS encoding SDR family oxidoreductase — translation MEKLTNYFGQNIKDKRIVITGGTTGIGKAIADLLVSLGGRVVIFGRDHEDFKKAVKDIKQQFPGSEIYGTPADVSKKEDIAKIMEIVDNELGGIDILINNAALSAQGITKSTYEDYQYVIDTNITGYLAFCEEAASRMKGQKSGHIINIGSMSAESREPASTIYVATKSAIRGFSTSLRKELNPLGIKVSLIEPGAVTSDMQKSSKEEQKQKIEKLEMLKAEDIAMSTLFCLSQPKRCDIVTMQIRPHLQII, via the coding sequence ATGGAAAAATTAACAAATTACTTTGGACAAAATATAAAAGATAAAAGAATTGTAATCACAGGTGGAACAACCGGAATCGGCAAAGCAATTGCTGATTTATTAGTATCTCTTGGAGGTCGCGTTGTTATTTTTGGAAGAGATCATGAAGATTTCAAAAAAGCCGTTAAAGATATTAAACAGCAGTTTCCGGGCAGTGAAATATATGGCACTCCTGCCGATGTCAGCAAAAAAGAAGACATTGCTAAAATCATGGAAATTGTAGACAATGAATTAGGCGGAATTGATATTCTAATCAACAACGCAGCATTATCTGCCCAAGGAATAACAAAAAGCACCTATGAAGATTACCAATATGTAATCGATACCAATATTACGGGTTATCTCGCTTTTTGTGAAGAAGCTGCGTCACGAATGAAAGGTCAAAAATCAGGGCATATCATAAACATTGGATCTATGAGCGCAGAAAGCCGTGAACCGGCCAGTACGATTTATGTGGCGACCAAATCAGCCATAAGAGGTTTTAGCACATCGCTTCGCAAAGAATTGAATCCGCTAGGTATCAAAGTTTCCTTAATTGAACCGGGAGCGGTTACAAGCGATATGCAAAAAAGTTCGAAAGAAGAACAAAAGCAAAAAATAGAGAAATTGGAAATGCTCAAAGCAGAAGATATTGCAATGAGCACCTTGTTTTGTCTGTCTCAGCCAAAGAGGTGCGATATCGTGACGATGCAGATTCGTCCTCATCTGCAGATCATTTAA